In Bacillus sp. S3, the sequence AAGCCTGTATTACTTAATCAAAGGAAAAGAACAGGTAGGGGGGGAAGATAGATGAGTACAATCCTCTCCGCCATTTTAACTGTTTTTTTTACCTTACCGCTTCTGGGTTCATTGCTAGTTTTTATTGTAATAAAATTCTTTACTAAAAAATCCCGTAAATCGCTGCATGCGGCAGTGGATTATACGACACTTTTATACATCATATCTGTTCATTTTTTAATTGTTACGATATGGGGAAAATCATTATTTTGGTTAATAATATTACTGATGATCTTGATTGCCATGGTTTTTGTTATTGTTCATTGGAAAGTCAAGGAAGAGATTGTTTTGAAAAAGGTCGTTAAAGGGTTTTGGCGTTTTAATTTTCTTGTTTTTTTTCTAGCTTACCTGACCATATCCCTATATGGAATCATACGTGGTGCTTTGACATTTACTTTTTCTACATAAATTTTGAAGCAAAGATTTTTTCATTAAGGGGATGGTAGTGGTATACTCGAAAAGAATGAATCTGAGTAATTAGAAAGGAAGTACTTGAATGGAGATTGTAAATCTCTCGCTACCAGCAACCAATCGGTTTGCATCGAATTATTTGGAACAATCTGCTGCTATCCAGCCTTTTTTTCATTATCGTTATAATGATTTGCATGAAGATGCAAAAAGAATAGCTGAATTAAACAACAGACCGTTTCCCCGTATGGAGGTTGCTGCACATATTGAGGGCTTTATGGAGCGCTTTCCATCTTCAGAAGCTGTAAAAAAGTCAATTGAAAAATTGAAATTAAAAAATAGTACTGTAGTCATTGGCGGGCAGCAGGCAGGAATTCTGACAGGTCCGCTTTATTCCATACATAAAGTCATTTCTATCATTAAATTAGCTGAAGAAAAAGAAAAGCAGCTTGGTATTCCCGTTATTCCTGTCTTTTGGATTGCGGGAGAAGACCATGATTTTCAAGAAGTGAACCATGTATTTGTACCTGTTGCAGAAAAGATCGATAAATGGACCTACCCGGAAAAAGTTCATCAAAAGAAAATGGTGTCTGATATTCAGTTAAACCAGAACATTTGTCTTACATGGGTTGAGAATGTAATTAAGAATTTTGGTGAAACGGAATTTACGAATGAACTTTTAGAATTTGCCAAAGGACAAATAGAAAAGTCAACAACCTTTGTTGATTTCTTTGCCCACATTATTATGGAACTTTTCAAAGATTATGGGTTATTAATTGTTGATTCCGGGAACAGTGACTTCCGGCAGTTACAAAAGGAATTTTTTACGGAGCAGATTATTCACCATGACGCCATAACCTTCTCGTTATTGGAGCAGCAAAAGCAAATAGAAAAAAAGGGATTTCCTATTACGATTGACGCAAGTGAAAAAGCGGCTAACATCTTCTATTATGATCAAAAGGTGAATGATCGCATTTTGCTTGAATTTGATCGGGAGACCGATCGATTCGTGGGGAAAAGTGGTGTCATAACGTTCTCGAAAGAGGAATTAGTGGGATTAGCAACTGGAGATCCCGCAAAATTAAGTAATAATGTGGTGACGCGTCCGCTCATGCAGGAATGGCTGTTTCCAACCATCGCCTTTATTGCAGGACCGGGTGAAATTTCCTACTGGGCAGAGCTTAAACTAGTCTTTGAGCATTTTAACATTAAAATGCCGCCAATTGTTCCCCGTTTGAATATTACGTTCTTGGATCGTTCAGTTGAAACGGATATTTCAGAATTAAATTTGAAGCTGACGGAAGTTTTAAGTAATGGAACGGCGAAGGAAAGGGAACAGTTTTTAGCTGCTATTAAAGATAAAGAATTAGTAGAATTATTTTCAAGGACAATCGAAATGGTAGAGAAGCAATATGCGCTGATTGAGGCCAAAACGGAACAGCTTGACCGTGCGCTTTTACCAATGCTTGCGAAAAATGAAAGTTATGTACGAAAAGAAATTGACTTTATGCTGTTAAAACTCGAAGAAGCGGTAAAGCGGAAGCACGATGTTCAGTTGAAAAAATATGCTCGTGTAGATCTAGCATTACGGCCTGACGGCTTTCCGCAAGAGCGGGTGTGGAACATATTTTATTATTTAAATCAATATGGTCTAACCTTTATGAATAAATTAATGGCGGGGTCATTTGAATTTGATGGCCGCCATAAGGTAATGAAAATATAGGAAAAACTCCACCTGAATCGGGTGGAGTTTTATTTTTTTTATGAAAAATCTTCAGGTTAAAAAAGGATTTTAAGGAATTTGGGGCGAATAGTTTAAAAATAGGTGGTGAAAAGTGGGGGAATGTGGTACATTTTTTATAGAAAGTGGGGGTAATGGGTATGTTCATGGGTGAATACCATCACAGCATTGATAATAAAGGCCGCTTGATCGTGCCCTCCAAATTCCGTGATGGACTTGGCGATATGTTTATCATCACCCGTGGATTGGATCAATGTTTGTTTGGTTACCCAGTTTCGGAGTGGGGGCTGATTGAAGAAAAGTTAAAAGGCCTGCCGCTGACGAAAAAAGATGCCCGTGCTTTTACAAGATTCTTCTTTTCAGGAGCAACAGAAAGTGAATTGGATAAACAAGGAAGAATTAATATCCCTGCACCACTATTGCAATATGCAAAGTTGGAAAAAGAATGCGTGATCTTAGGTGTTTCCAATCGAATTGAAATCTGGAGTAAACAGATTTGGGAAGACTATTTTGCACAGTCAGAAGAATCTTTTGCAGAAATTGCAGAAAATATGATTGGCTTTGATATATAATGGATAAGTTATATTAATATATTTTCTGTAATCATGTAATTATGTTCGATTGGAAAAGGTGGTACGAAAATGTTTGAACATACAACTGTGTTGTTAAACGAAGCTGTTGACGGCTTAAATATTAAGTCAGATGGGATTTACGTAGATTGTACTTTAGGCGGTGCCGGTCATAGTTCCCTCATCCTTTCAAGGCTTGGTGCGGGAGGTAAACTGTATGCGTTTGACCAGGACGAAACAGCCATTGCAAATGCAAAAGAAAAGTTAGCCGAATATGGAGACCGATTAGTTATTATTAAAAGCAATTTCTTATATTTAAAAGAAGAACTTGCGCTTCTTGGAATTAATCATGTTGACGGAGTCCTATATGACTTGGGGGTATCTTCACCGCAGTTGGATACACCTGAGAGAGGTTTTAGCTACCATCATGATGCACCACTCGATATGAGGATGGACAACGATGCAGACATTTCAGCTTACGATGTCATCAATCATTGGTCATATGAAGACTTGGTCCGGATCTTTTTCCGATATGGAGAAGAGAAATTCTCGAAACAAATTGCTCGTAAAATCGAAGCAGCGAGAACCGTAAAACCAATCGAAACGACCTTCGAGTTGGTAGAATTGATAAAGGATGGAATTCCCGCACCTGCAAGAAGAAAGGGCGGACATCCGGCGAAGAGAATCTTTCAAGCAGTCAGAATAGCTGTGAATGATGAACTGGCAGTTTTTGAAAAGTCTTTAAACCAGGCGATTGACTTATTAAATCCAGAGGGAAGAATAAGTGTTATTACTTTTCATTCATTAGAGGACAGAATTTGTAAGGCAACCTTTAAAAAGGCGAGTGAGATACCGCCTTTACCTCCAGGATTACCCATTATACCTGATGAGTATAAACCGATTCTAAAGCTAGTTTCTCGTAAACCGATACTTCCATCTGAAGAAGAATTAGAACAAAATAATCGGGCGCGCTCTGCAAAGCTTCGAATTGCTGAAAAATTATAGATAATAAAATCTGGAGGGGAAACGATTGAGTAATCTTGCGAGAAAATTTTTAGAACAGCAACAAACAGAACAGACAATTCAAACAAAAAGACAAGTAAAAATTAAAAAATCGTGGCTCACTCCGGGCGAAAAAATTATTGGAGTCGTATTTGCCGGAATGGTTTGTTTTGGGGCAATCCATCTTATTTCTACCCAATCAGAAATTTATGAAGTAAACAAGGACATTCAATCAGTTGAAGGAAAGATTAACGAGCAGGAAAAGGTAAATAGGGACTTAAAGGTTCAAGTAAGCGAATTAAGTTCATACGAACGGATTTTTGAAAAGGCTAAGCAAATGGGCCTGTTAATAAACGAAAATGACGTCAAGGTTGTGCAGGAAAGATGAACAAGAAACAGCCAAATATGAATGTAGGAGCAGCCATATTATTCGGATTATTCGGCCTGCTCTTTTTTGTATTGATTTTCAGGTATTTTTCGATTCAAATAACAGGTGAAGTCAGTGGACAGCCCCTCGCTGCGAAGGCGCAGCAAAAATATGGCAGGGAGGGAACCCTGCAGGCATCAAGGGGGATGATCTTTGACCGGAATGGCGTGGTGGTAGCGGAGGATACAGCTGCCTATAAACTGGTCGCCATTTTGAATAAAAAGATGACTACAAATCCTAAAAAGCCGCAGCACGTTAAGGACCCACGTAAAACGGCACAGGAACTTGCCAAATACATTAAAATGGATGAATCAGAGATTTATAGCATTCTAACGAATGGAAT encodes:
- the ftsL gene encoding cell division protein FtsL, with amino-acid sequence MSNLARKFLEQQQTEQTIQTKRQVKIKKSWLTPGEKIIGVVFAGMVCFGAIHLISTQSEIYEVNKDIQSVEGKINEQEKVNRDLKVQVSELSSYERIFEKAKQMGLLINENDVKVVQER
- the bshC gene encoding bacillithiol biosynthesis cysteine-adding enzyme BshC — translated: MEIVNLSLPATNRFASNYLEQSAAIQPFFHYRYNDLHEDAKRIAELNNRPFPRMEVAAHIEGFMERFPSSEAVKKSIEKLKLKNSTVVIGGQQAGILTGPLYSIHKVISIIKLAEEKEKQLGIPVIPVFWIAGEDHDFQEVNHVFVPVAEKIDKWTYPEKVHQKKMVSDIQLNQNICLTWVENVIKNFGETEFTNELLEFAKGQIEKSTTFVDFFAHIIMELFKDYGLLIVDSGNSDFRQLQKEFFTEQIIHHDAITFSLLEQQKQIEKKGFPITIDASEKAANIFYYDQKVNDRILLEFDRETDRFVGKSGVITFSKEELVGLATGDPAKLSNNVVTRPLMQEWLFPTIAFIAGPGEISYWAELKLVFEHFNIKMPPIVPRLNITFLDRSVETDISELNLKLTEVLSNGTAKEREQFLAAIKDKELVELFSRTIEMVEKQYALIEAKTEQLDRALLPMLAKNESYVRKEIDFMLLKLEEAVKRKHDVQLKKYARVDLALRPDGFPQERVWNIFYYLNQYGLTFMNKLMAGSFEFDGRHKVMKI
- the rsmH gene encoding 16S rRNA (cytosine(1402)-N(4))-methyltransferase RsmH, yielding MFEHTTVLLNEAVDGLNIKSDGIYVDCTLGGAGHSSLILSRLGAGGKLYAFDQDETAIANAKEKLAEYGDRLVIIKSNFLYLKEELALLGINHVDGVLYDLGVSSPQLDTPERGFSYHHDAPLDMRMDNDADISAYDVINHWSYEDLVRIFFRYGEEKFSKQIARKIEAARTVKPIETTFELVELIKDGIPAPARRKGGHPAKRIFQAVRIAVNDELAVFEKSLNQAIDLLNPEGRISVITFHSLEDRICKATFKKASEIPPLPPGLPIIPDEYKPILKLVSRKPILPSEEELEQNNRARSAKLRIAEKL
- the mraZ gene encoding division/cell wall cluster transcriptional repressor MraZ codes for the protein MFMGEYHHSIDNKGRLIVPSKFRDGLGDMFIITRGLDQCLFGYPVSEWGLIEEKLKGLPLTKKDARAFTRFFFSGATESELDKQGRINIPAPLLQYAKLEKECVILGVSNRIEIWSKQIWEDYFAQSEESFAEIAENMIGFDI
- a CDS encoding DUF3397 domain-containing protein; the protein is MSTILSAILTVFFTLPLLGSLLVFIVIKFFTKKSRKSLHAAVDYTTLLYIISVHFLIVTIWGKSLFWLIILLMILIAMVFVIVHWKVKEEIVLKKVVKGFWRFNFLVFFLAYLTISLYGIIRGALTFTFST